In Pochonia chlamydosporia 170 chromosome 3, whole genome shotgun sequence, the following are encoded in one genomic region:
- a CDS encoding RHO protein GDP dissociation inhibitor containing protein (similar to Metarhizium acridum CQMa 102 XP_007807768.1), whose amino-acid sequence MASHVDDSMPEETQGYKLSQPKQSLADYQKMGKSIPILPSCQPSKLLVEIPPRELDEGDESLQRYKASLGLGSGKDISDPNDPRVCIIIALTMHTPGRDPVTIDLSTPGSEKILKDKPFKIKEGSKFSMTATFKVQHEILSGLHYVQIVKRKGIKVSKDSEMIGSYAPNTDKQPTYTKTFQEEEAPSGMLARGHYSTVSSFVDDDKKKHLEFEWSFDIAKDW is encoded by the exons ATGGCGTCCCACGTAGATGATTCCATGCCCGAGGAAACTCAGGGCTACAAGCTCTCCCAACCGAAGCAGAGCTTGGCCGACTATCAAAAGATGGGCAAGTCAATTCCCATTCTACCCTCCTGCCAACCCTCCAAGCTCCTTGTCGAGATCCCTCCAAGAGAGCTTG ACGAAGGCGACGAGTCCCTCCAGCGATACAAGGCATCTCTCGGCCTCGGCAGCGGCAAGGACATCTCCGACCCCAACGATCCCCGCgtctgcatcatcatcgccctGACGATGCACACCCCCGGCCGCGACCCCGTCACCATTGACCTGTCCACTCCCGGAAGCGAGAAGATCCTCAAGGACAAGCCCTTCAAGATCAAGGAGGGCTCCAAGTTTTCCATGACGGCCACATTCAAGGTCCAGCATGAGATTCTGAGCGGCCTGCACTATGTCCAGATCGTTAAGCGGAAGGGCATCAAGGTCTCCAAGGACTCTGAGATGATT GGAAGTTATGCTCCCAACACGGACAAGCAGCCTACGTATACCAAGACTT TtcaggaagaggaggctcCTTCTGGGATGCTCGCCCGGGGTCACTACAGCACCGTTTCTAGCTTCGTTGACGACGATAAGAAGAAGCATCTTGAGTTTGAGTGGAGTTTCGACATTGCCAAGGACTGGTAA